A region of the Polynucleobacter sp. MWH-Braz-FAM2G genome:
ATGCCCAGGAAAGTTAAGCAATGAATTAGTTGGTGATTTCATCTTCTTTAGTCTCTGCTTCAAATAACCATTTAAGAACAATATTGTCGGCCTCTTCAAGTCCAATGCGTTTGGTGCTTGAAAATAATTGTGCCGTAAGTTGCTTGGACTCACCATTACCATCGGGTAGGGCGGGGTCATATTGTTGCAATTGCTTGCGAACCGCTTCTAGCGCATGCTTGCACTCACTTTTATTGAGTTTGTCACATTTACTGAGCAAAACATGGATTGGCTTGCCAGTAGGCACAAACCACTCAATCATTTGCTCATCTAGATCTGTAATACCGCGCCTAGAATCCACGATCAGAATCATGCCTACTAGTTGATCCCGTTCCTGCAAATAATCACTCAAGAGGGTATTCCAGTGGTATTTGGTCTCATGATTAACGGCTGCATAGCCGTAGCCTGGCAAATCCACTAAATAGGCTAATAGTTCATCTTTGGCAAAAAGGCCAAAATAGTTGATATGTTGGGTACGCCCAGGGGTTTTACTAGCAAAAGCGAGCCTTTTTTGATTGCAGAGGACATTTATGGCGCTAGATTTACCCGCATTTGAACGCCCAGCAAAGGCCACCTCACGCACGGGTGTGGCAGGCAGGCAATGGGTGTCATTGACGGTGGTGGCGAATCGGGCTTGAAAGAGTTTAGACATGTCCAGAAGCT
Encoded here:
- the yihA gene encoding ribosome biogenesis GTP-binding protein YihA/YsxC yields the protein MSKLFQARFATTVNDTHCLPATPVREVAFAGRSNAGKSSAINVLCNQKRLAFASKTPGRTQHINYFGLFAKDELLAYLVDLPGYGYAAVNHETKYHWNTLLSDYLQERDQLVGMILIVDSRRGITDLDEQMIEWFVPTGKPIHVLLSKCDKLNKSECKHALEAVRKQLQQYDPALPDGNGESKQLTAQLFSSTKRIGLEEADNIVLKWLFEAETKEDEITN